Proteins encoded within one genomic window of Bradyrhizobium sp. AZCC 1719:
- a CDS encoding glycosyltransferase family 4 protein, with protein MRIAQVAPLTEAVPPKLYGGTERVVHWLTEELVTLGHEVTLFASGDSRTSAKLDATWPKALRLDGSVRDPNALHMVMLERVRQKCDDEEFDFLHFHLDYYPFSLFYRQPTPFLTTLHGRLDLPEHQPVFNTFSKVPVISISNAQRRPVPQANWVRTIHHGLPQHLLTPQPVQPSYLAVLGRIAPEKGVDRAISIATRCGIPLKIAAKVDRADQDYYDELISPLIKANPLVEYIGEITDREKPDFLSGAIGLLVPIDWPEPFGLVMIEAMACGTPVVAYNRGSVAEIIDPGLTGFVVEDETSAVAVVDRLSMLDRGAIRRQFEARFTARRMALDYLAAYRGLMEEEPRIKLVSSAE; from the coding sequence ATGCGCATCGCGCAGGTCGCCCCGCTGACGGAGGCTGTTCCCCCCAAACTGTACGGCGGCACCGAGCGGGTGGTGCACTGGCTGACCGAAGAACTGGTAACGTTAGGGCACGAAGTCACTTTGTTCGCCAGCGGGGATTCCCGCACCTCGGCGAAACTCGATGCGACATGGCCGAAGGCGTTGCGCCTCGACGGCTCCGTCCGCGACCCCAACGCGCTGCACATGGTGATGCTGGAACGCGTTCGGCAGAAATGCGACGATGAAGAGTTCGATTTTCTGCACTTTCATCTCGACTACTATCCGTTCTCGCTGTTCTACCGACAGCCGACGCCGTTCCTGACCACCCTGCACGGCAGGCTCGACCTGCCGGAGCATCAACCGGTATTCAATACCTTCTCCAAAGTCCCGGTGATCTCGATCTCCAACGCGCAGCGTCGGCCGGTGCCGCAGGCCAATTGGGTGCGCACCATTCACCACGGGCTACCGCAGCATCTGCTGACACCGCAGCCGGTGCAGCCGTCCTATTTGGCGGTGCTCGGGCGGATCGCGCCGGAAAAGGGCGTGGATCGCGCCATCAGCATCGCCACCCGATGCGGCATCCCGCTGAAAATCGCGGCCAAGGTCGATCGCGCCGACCAGGACTACTACGACGAGCTGATTTCCCCGCTGATCAAGGCCAATCCGCTGGTCGAATACATCGGTGAGATCACCGACCGCGAAAAGCCCGACTTCCTCAGCGGCGCCATCGGGCTGCTGGTGCCGATCGACTGGCCGGAGCCCTTCGGCCTTGTCATGATCGAGGCCATGGCCTGCGGCACACCGGTGGTCGCCTACAACCGTGGCTCGGTGGCGGAGATCATCGACCCCGGTCTCACAGGTTTCGTGGTGGAAGATGAAACCAGCGCGGTGGCCGTGGTCGATCGACTATCCATGCTGGATCGTGGCGCCATCCGCCGGCAGTTCGAAGCCCGTTTCACGGCGCGCCGCATGGCCCTCGACTATCTTGCTGCGTATCGCGGCCTGATGGAGGAAGAGCCGCGCATCAAGCTCGTGAGCAGCGCGGAGTAG